Below is a window of Candidatus Deferrimicrobium sp. DNA.
CCGAAGGGGCGGTTCGACGCGCTGGTTCTCGATCCGCCGCGGGCGGGCCTCTCGGAACGGGCGCTGGCGCGGGTCCGGGAGACATCCGCCGGGAAAATCTTCTACGTTTCCTGCAACCCGTCCACCCTTGCCCGCGACGTCCGATCCATGTCGGACCGGTACGACCTCTCCTTGCTCGAGATGCACGACTTCTTCCCCAACACCCACCATGTCGAGGCGCTGGCAATTCTTACGTTGCGATAACCCCTGCCCACGATTATTCCGGCGTCAGCACCGCCCTCAGGCGGACCTTGCCGTCCCGCAATTTCCCGAGCACGTCGTTGACCGCGGAGAGGGGATGGCGCTCGACCATCGAACGGATGCCGTGGTCGGCGGCGAACCGGAGCATCGCGTCCATGTCGTCCCTGGTGCCGAGCAGTGATCCGACGATCCGCTTCTGCCCCGTCATGAGCCCCGCCGGGAGGATCGAGGCGTTCTCTGCGATCGCCGCCAGGATGACCAGCGTCCCGTTCGGGCCCAACCCGGGGATGCACTGCTCGAAGAGCCGGGCGGAGATCCCGGTGAGGAGGATGACGTCTGCGCCGCCCATCTTCGACAACGCCCGGCCGATCTTCTCCTTTTCCGAGTCGATGATGTCCCGTGCTCCGAGCGAGCGGGCGAGCTCCGCCTTTCCCTGTCCCCGCACGATGGCGACCACGCGGGCGCCCATCGCCGCCGCCATCCGGACGCCGAGGTGCCCCAAGCCCCCGATGCCGGCCACTGCGACGATCTTCCCGGCCAGGTTCCCGGCGCGCCGCAGGGGGGCGAATACAGTGATCCCCGCACAGAGCAGGGGGGCCGCCTCCACAAGGTCGAGCCCCTCGGGGATCTTGTGGACGAACGCCTCCGGCGCGGACACGTACTCCGCGTACCCGCCGTTCACCGTCACGCCGGTGCTCCGCTGGGACGCGCACAGCATCTCCGCCCCGGCCTTGCACGGGGCGCATCGGCCGCAGGCGAACTGCATCCACGCCACCCCCGCGCGGTCGCCCGGGGCGAACCCGGTCACGCCCGCGCCGATCGTTTCCACGATGCCGGTCACCTCGTGGCCCGGGATGATCGGAAGGGGGGTTCCCCACGCCGCCCAGTCCCCGTCGATCAGGTGAAGGTCGCTGTGGCAGACCCCGCACCCGTGGACCCGGATCAGAAGCTCACCG
It encodes the following:
- a CDS encoding alcohol dehydrogenase catalytic domain-containing protein — its product is MKAAVCDVFGKPLAVREVPTPSAGPGELLIRVHGCGVCHSDLHLIDGDWAAWGTPLPIIPGHEVTGIVETIGAGVTGFAPGDRAGVAWMQFACGRCAPCKAGAEMLCASQRSTGVTVNGGYAEYVSAPEAFVHKIPEGLDLVEAAPLLCAGITVFAPLRRAGNLAGKIVAVAGIGGLGHLGVRMAAAMGARVVAIVRGQGKAELARSLGARDIIDSEKEKIGRALSKMGGADVILLTGISARLFEQCIPGLGPNGTLVILAAIAENASILPAGLMTGQKRIVGSLLGTRDDMDAMLRFAADHGIRSMVERHPLSAVNDVLGKLRDGKVRLRAVLTPE